A stretch of Vibrio maritimus DNA encodes these proteins:
- a CDS encoding DUF2057 family protein, with product MKIAKTLLAGIVLAPTMAYSAVTLDVPKGLQLLTVNGKDAGYSNFGFDSKDDIVLENGVNQLVFRISKIVMETGSDKTKFKSQPLVATFETSDKAISISVPNVQTLQQGMEFNSKPEFDITTNGKPIPDVKKDQLGLTFSLTADMAQEVNDYNQTNAVASLSQFTQTSKVQATELNSDAYQEMKSSFKSASYEERKKFLTWAISNLEE from the coding sequence ATGAAAATAGCAAAAACACTACTTGCAGGCATAGTTTTAGCCCCCACCATGGCATACTCTGCGGTTACGCTAGATGTGCCCAAAGGCCTACAACTACTGACCGTTAATGGTAAGGATGCCGGTTATTCGAACTTTGGTTTTGACTCAAAGGACGACATCGTTTTAGAAAACGGCGTCAATCAACTTGTGTTTCGCATTTCTAAAATAGTCATGGAAACAGGCTCCGATAAAACCAAGTTCAAATCTCAGCCCTTGGTAGCAACATTCGAAACCTCTGACAAAGCTATCTCTATCTCAGTGCCGAACGTTCAAACCTTACAGCAAGGAATGGAGTTCAATTCTAAACCTGAGTTTGATATTACAACCAACGGAAAGCCGATTCCCGATGTAAAAAAAGATCAACTAGGTCTCACCTTCAGCTTAACCGCTGATATGGCACAAGAAGTCAATGACTATAACCAGACCAACGCAGTAGCGAGCTTATCTCAGTTTACTCAAACATCAAAAGTTCAGGCTACAGAACTCAATAGTGATGCATACCAAGAGATGAAGTCATCATTTAAAAGCGCGTCATATGAAGAGCGTAAAAAGTTCCTAACTTGGGCAATTAGCAACTTAGAAGAATAG
- a CDS encoding heavy metal translocating P-type ATPase, whose amino-acid sequence MVSYTLNLSGLSCMGCVNKVKNAVEASTNDIHIDHIDKQTLKVSTQSDVSTVIEIVEGFGYQAKPVWVFELSGLNCGKCVAKLREKLQSLDDSDIIEISKQSLTLESTLNVNSIVDAIEEVGYHATLVTEQVAKPSNVPTTDTASEHSEHHKKEPEIQQPVEVSQNSHLPSIHLLIQGMTCASCVSSVEKALLSVPGVDIARVNLAEQSAMVSTALPIDDIQTPLLKAISNAGYQGELVEDLATSQQQQQQALLAHQAQQKKNTIVALAVGAPLMLWGVLGGSMMIRHSGDQMAWGAVGILCLWLLATAGRDFYTNAYKSLTHGRATMDTLVALGTGAAWFYSMLVVIAPSWFPESSRHVYFEASAMIIGLISLGHYIEAKAKAKTNQSLQALMNLQPQVATAIIDGKDVELAVSDIQLGMRLRIKPGEKVPVDGQVSEGHSYVDESMLTGEPIAALKGVGDKVSAGTVNTDGSLVIDATGVGANTMLSRIINLVRDAQSSKPAIAKLADSISAVFVPVVVLIALGAAAVWFLVGPEPKASYMLVVTTTVLIIACPCALGLATPLSITVGIGKAAQAGILIKDADALQKLSKINAVVFDKTGTLTLGQPKVQGVQTVGLSEMELARLVLPLEKRSEHPLAKAVTDYWAETNVNEPTEFENLKGRGVQGVVEGRHVLVASLNHIRASQVDITVLDASISDAATKALTPIVILVDSKPAGLITIADQIKPEAKQAIEALQSQGIKTIMLTGDNRHVAKVIGEQVGVDEVFSEVLPDEKAAHIEALKRQYQHVAMVGDGINDAPALALADVGIAMGSGSDVAIESAPMTLLNSNPATVAHAIALSKATVKNIKQNLFGAFIYNTLGIPIAAGVLYPLFGFLLSPVFAGAAMALSSITVVTNANRLRKFHYKN is encoded by the coding sequence ATGGTCAGTTATACGCTTAATTTATCGGGTTTATCCTGTATGGGTTGCGTGAATAAAGTCAAAAATGCTGTCGAAGCATCGACCAATGACATCCATATCGACCATATCGATAAGCAAACACTTAAAGTCTCAACACAAAGCGATGTGAGTACAGTGATTGAGATTGTTGAAGGCTTTGGTTACCAAGCTAAGCCTGTATGGGTATTTGAACTCTCGGGGCTAAACTGCGGTAAATGTGTAGCAAAGCTGCGTGAAAAACTGCAATCGCTTGATGACAGCGACATCATTGAAATCAGTAAGCAATCACTAACCCTGGAATCAACACTGAACGTAAACAGCATAGTTGATGCCATCGAAGAGGTTGGGTATCACGCAACTTTAGTGACAGAACAAGTAGCGAAGCCATCTAATGTCCCCACTACAGACACCGCCAGTGAACATTCAGAGCATCATAAGAAAGAGCCTGAAATCCAACAGCCCGTCGAAGTTTCACAAAACTCCCACCTACCGAGTATTCATTTGCTGATTCAAGGCATGACCTGTGCGAGCTGTGTTTCGTCAGTAGAGAAAGCACTTCTCTCCGTACCTGGTGTCGACATTGCTCGCGTAAACCTTGCTGAGCAAAGCGCCATGGTCAGCACCGCCTTGCCGATAGATGATATCCAGACACCGCTATTAAAAGCGATTAGCAATGCCGGTTACCAAGGGGAGTTAGTCGAGGATCTAGCGACTAGCCAGCAGCAACAGCAGCAAGCCTTGCTTGCTCATCAAGCGCAGCAAAAAAAGAATACGATTGTCGCACTAGCGGTCGGAGCGCCGTTGATGCTGTGGGGCGTGCTTGGCGGCAGTATGATGATCCGTCACTCTGGCGATCAAATGGCTTGGGGCGCTGTCGGCATACTCTGTTTATGGCTTCTCGCGACGGCAGGTCGTGATTTCTATACCAACGCTTACAAATCGCTAACGCACGGTCGTGCCACCATGGACACCTTGGTTGCTCTGGGCACTGGCGCAGCATGGTTCTACTCGATGCTCGTCGTCATCGCTCCGAGCTGGTTCCCAGAATCATCACGCCATGTGTATTTTGAGGCAAGCGCGATGATCATCGGACTTATCTCGCTCGGTCACTACATAGAAGCCAAAGCGAAGGCCAAGACTAATCAATCTTTGCAGGCGCTAATGAACCTACAACCCCAAGTAGCGACGGCGATCATCGATGGCAAAGACGTCGAATTGGCCGTTTCCGACATTCAGCTTGGCATGAGACTGCGAATTAAGCCGGGTGAAAAGGTCCCCGTCGACGGACAGGTTTCTGAGGGTCACAGCTATGTTGATGAGTCTATGCTCACTGGCGAGCCCATTGCTGCACTTAAAGGGGTTGGCGACAAGGTGTCAGCAGGCACTGTGAATACCGACGGCAGCTTAGTCATCGACGCAACGGGCGTCGGCGCCAATACCATGCTGTCACGCATTATTAATCTAGTTCGAGACGCACAGAGCAGCAAACCCGCTATTGCGAAACTTGCGGATTCCATCTCTGCAGTGTTTGTCCCTGTGGTTGTGCTCATTGCCTTAGGCGCTGCGGCGGTTTGGTTCTTAGTAGGCCCAGAGCCAAAGGCAAGCTACATGCTTGTGGTCACGACAACCGTACTTATCATCGCCTGCCCTTGCGCTCTGGGTCTTGCTACCCCGCTGTCTATCACCGTTGGCATAGGTAAAGCCGCGCAAGCTGGGATTCTGATTAAAGATGCGGATGCACTACAGAAGCTTAGCAAGATCAACGCTGTCGTATTTGATAAGACGGGAACGCTCACGTTAGGGCAACCTAAAGTACAAGGCGTCCAAACTGTTGGTCTATCCGAAATGGAGCTTGCTAGATTAGTGTTGCCATTAGAGAAACGCTCTGAACATCCTCTCGCCAAAGCCGTCACCGATTATTGGGCTGAAACGAATGTCAATGAACCAACCGAGTTTGAGAACCTCAAAGGTAGAGGCGTTCAAGGGGTGGTGGAAGGTCGCCACGTGCTCGTTGCTTCTCTAAATCATATCAGAGCGTCACAGGTAGATATTACCGTGCTAGACGCATCAATTTCAGACGCCGCGACCAAGGCTTTGACCCCAATCGTTATCCTAGTTGACTCAAAACCTGCAGGCTTAATCACCATTGCCGATCAAATCAAACCTGAGGCAAAACAAGCGATTGAAGCCCTCCAAAGTCAAGGCATAAAGACCATCATGCTAACCGGTGACAATCGCCACGTTGCAAAAGTCATTGGAGAGCAAGTTGGTGTTGATGAGGTGTTCTCTGAAGTATTACCAGACGAAAAGGCCGCGCATATCGAAGCGCTTAAAAGGCAGTACCAACATGTCGCCATGGTCGGTGACGGTATCAATGACGCGCCGGCATTAGCGCTCGCAGATGTGGGTATCGCTATGGGCTCAGGTAGCGACGTCGCGATAGAAAGCGCCCCAATGACGCTACTAAACAGCAACCCTGCTACTGTGGCTCATGCAATCGCGCTCTCTAAAGCGACGGTTAAGAACATTAAACAGAACTTGTTCGGTGCGTTTATTTACAACACCTTAGGCATCCCAATTGCTGCTGGTGTGTTATATCCACTATTCGGATTTTTGCTTAGCCCTGTTTTTGCCGGGGCAGCAATGGCACTTTCTTCTATTACGGTCGTAACCAATGCTAATCGATTAAGAAAGTTCCACTATAAAAACTAA
- a CDS encoding oligogalacturonate-specific porin KdgM family protein, which produces MRHLIFVLLSLTAFFASAASSYIEGNIQFNSTYLYDSKTTAKMEAGHTFDTDTTVRFIVEDIPIGKTPYSHHNHHNNVYYGHSARAPLTTLGVEQKFQMSKNFWLGAGYEHLMQLGETVQYRPLFKIGYDFDEGLSLSHRTRVEAYAKHDRWGYKPDIDYRFDSKVEYQLKTHPIKLHYNNVYHMSGAYHPYYPYTDNAMDHEFRLTLTKFAFQPYFEYKNQGTFRTPYYPRGTANSAIVVGGTYHF; this is translated from the coding sequence TTGCGTCACCTAATTTTTGTGTTGCTTAGCCTCACTGCATTTTTTGCAAGCGCCGCCTCTTCATACATCGAAGGCAACATCCAATTTAATAGCACTTACCTTTACGACTCTAAAACCACTGCCAAAATGGAAGCGGGTCATACCTTTGATACGGATACGACGGTTCGTTTTATCGTAGAGGACATTCCCATTGGTAAGACGCCATACAGTCATCATAACCACCACAATAATGTTTACTATGGTCACTCTGCTCGAGCACCGCTGACTACATTAGGGGTTGAACAAAAGTTTCAGATGTCGAAAAACTTTTGGCTGGGGGCGGGCTATGAGCACTTGATGCAACTTGGTGAGACTGTCCAATATCGCCCACTGTTTAAGATTGGGTATGACTTTGATGAGGGACTGTCACTGAGTCATCGCACGCGTGTTGAGGCCTATGCAAAGCACGACCGATGGGGTTACAAGCCAGATATCGACTATCGTTTCGACAGCAAGGTGGAGTATCAATTAAAAACTCACCCGATAAAGCTGCACTATAACAACGTTTATCATATGAGTGGGGCTTACCATCCTTACTACCCATATACCGATAATGCGATGGACCATGAATTTAGGTTAACACTGACGAAATTCGCATTTCAGCCTTATTTTGAATACAAGAACCAAGGCACGTTCCGAACACCATACTACCCACGTGGCACGGCAAACTCAGCCATTGTCGTAGGTGGTACTTATCACTTCTAA
- a CDS encoding oligogalacturonate-specific porin KdgM family protein yields the protein MKKVLALTALAVASTSAFAGSSYVTGNVQFHDTYLQGSKATSTLEAGHTFDSNTTLLVEFDAIPLGDVKDTDRPLPFTTLGAEQVFNVTDNFWLAAGYHHLVQAGDTVQYRPLIKIGYNFDNGISLSNRTRHHIQADKNKDDETRLDNKIAYQFADQPVAVSYNNIYVIKQGDNDNTMDHELRATWTRDGVQPYFEFRSQAHGLKDSNGSSLVNNAFVFGASYGF from the coding sequence ATGAAAAAAGTCCTCGCTCTTACCGCTTTAGCAGTAGCTTCAACAAGTGCATTCGCTGGTTCTTCTTATGTAACAGGTAACGTTCAATTCCACGATACTTACCTGCAAGGTTCAAAAGCGACATCAACGCTAGAAGCTGGCCATACGTTCGACTCAAACACAACGCTTCTAGTAGAGTTTGATGCTATTCCACTTGGTGACGTAAAAGATACTGATCGCCCATTACCTTTTACAACACTAGGCGCTGAGCAAGTATTCAATGTAACAGACAACTTCTGGTTGGCTGCGGGTTATCATCACCTAGTACAAGCGGGTGACACTGTACAGTATCGTCCACTTATTAAAATCGGTTATAACTTCGACAACGGTATCTCTCTGAGCAACCGTACTCGTCATCACATTCAAGCAGATAAAAACAAAGATGATGAAACTCGCTTAGATAACAAAATTGCTTACCAATTTGCTGATCAACCCGTCGCTGTTAGTTACAACAACATCTATGTGATTAAACAAGGTGACAATGATAACACGATGGACCACGAGCTACGCGCCACTTGGACTCGTGATGGTGTTCAACCTTACTTTGAGTTCCGTAGCCAAGCACACGGTTTGAAAGACAGCAACGGTAGCAGCCTAGTGAATAACGCCTTTGTATTCGGTGCGTCTTACGGCTTCTAA
- a CDS encoding porin, translated as MEKMFKRTLLGAAVASLTMAGAVQAKPATDTVDLYGQIALSVWQFGEDKIGGGDAPIKLENESRFGLRGSHELARGPKFIWQLEGGNVGDDGAGSGLGVRDTYGGFEFEDAGRIRIGRMLTPLYEVIDWPYSGQRAGAIFDWGGDVLGGARYDRQSNMVRYDSANLGGFTFNLAAGRGDEASADSNFYGLGAHYSVGVLTLHGGYEYGKDRKFDTLNSAYQNFLKQNPGAPLIGDKDTVNGRSDTQAGLLGFELNFDTFGFNGAWKYEEADYKELKDKDDNDLLQYGSKISQNSYSLGAVFSGVENWQFKLNYAANLEPKIDDTDTDGYADYIVSAQALYFLDDSAITYVRPYMISKDNSSAEFGWGLGLEYYF; from the coding sequence ATGGAAAAAATGTTTAAACGCACCCTCCTAGGTGCAGCAGTGGCTTCATTAACAATGGCAGGTGCCGTTCAAGCGAAACCAGCAACAGATACAGTAGATCTATATGGTCAGATTGCTCTTTCTGTATGGCAATTTGGTGAAGATAAAATTGGTGGCGGTGACGCTCCAATTAAGCTAGAGAACGAATCTCGCTTCGGTTTGCGTGGTTCTCACGAGCTTGCTCGCGGTCCTAAATTTATCTGGCAGCTTGAAGGCGGTAACGTTGGTGACGATGGCGCTGGTAGTGGACTTGGTGTTCGTGATACCTACGGTGGTTTTGAGTTTGAAGACGCTGGTCGAATCCGTATTGGTCGAATGCTTACTCCGCTTTATGAAGTGATTGACTGGCCTTACTCGGGTCAACGAGCTGGCGCTATCTTTGACTGGGGTGGTGATGTACTAGGTGGTGCACGCTACGATCGTCAATCAAATATGGTTCGCTATGATTCTGCAAATCTTGGCGGTTTCACTTTCAACCTAGCAGCGGGTCGTGGTGATGAAGCGAGTGCGGATTCGAACTTCTATGGACTAGGTGCACACTACAGCGTAGGCGTACTAACACTGCACGGTGGTTATGAGTATGGTAAGGACCGTAAGTTTGACACATTGAACTCTGCTTACCAAAACTTCTTGAAGCAAAACCCTGGCGCACCTCTTATTGGGGATAAAGACACAGTAAATGGTCGCTCAGATACACAAGCAGGATTACTAGGCTTTGAACTAAACTTCGATACGTTTGGCTTTAACGGCGCATGGAAGTACGAGGAAGCAGATTATAAAGAGCTAAAAGATAAAGATGACAACGATCTTCTTCAATATGGTTCTAAGATCTCTCAAAATAGCTACTCGCTGGGTGCCGTATTTAGCGGTGTTGAAAACTGGCAGTTCAAGCTGAATTATGCGGCAAACCTAGAGCCTAAAATTGATGATACCGATACGGATGGTTACGCAGACTATATTGTTTCGGCACAGGCTCTATATTTCCTAGATGATTCTGCCATTACATATGTACGTCCTTACATGATCTCTAAAGATAACTCTTCTGCAGAGTTTGGTTGGGGTCTAGGTCTAGAATACTACTTCTAA
- a CDS encoding TraB/GumN family protein encodes MRQIINTCVTLGLTLLLAGFTSHLSAQPMLWKAEVPNQTLYLMGTVHLGSPETSTMSKPVLNALNQADALIVEAKLDEPITFPNSNSQPTTRSTLSPDEINQLESIASVTKLSAKQLLSLPPWQVALTLQQWQFASLGFEAEYGVEAQLMAWAEVNNLSTLGLESLQFQIDLIAKQPDNGLDMLKQTINEWANSQASIRCLIDSWQAGDDNNLDAILQAEAFNEHFYHAFIYERNRNWASTLAEDARYKEGIFFVAVGALHLVGDDSVIELLSKRGYTIERLTLPGEADCSM; translated from the coding sequence ATGCGACAGATCATCAACACTTGTGTGACATTGGGATTAACCCTGCTTCTTGCTGGGTTCACTTCACACTTATCGGCCCAGCCAATGCTTTGGAAGGCGGAGGTCCCAAATCAGACCTTGTATTTAATGGGTACAGTGCACCTTGGCTCACCAGAAACCTCAACAATGTCCAAACCTGTGTTGAACGCGCTAAACCAAGCTGATGCACTAATCGTCGAAGCCAAGCTAGATGAGCCTATTACCTTTCCGAATTCAAACTCGCAACCCACTACTCGCTCCACACTAAGTCCCGATGAAATCAACCAACTTGAATCGATTGCTTCAGTGACAAAGCTCAGTGCTAAGCAGCTATTATCGCTCCCACCATGGCAGGTAGCACTCACGCTTCAGCAATGGCAGTTTGCTTCCCTTGGATTTGAGGCAGAATATGGGGTCGAGGCACAGCTCATGGCATGGGCCGAAGTAAACAACCTATCGACACTAGGTTTAGAGTCATTACAATTTCAAATAGATCTTATTGCTAAGCAGCCAGACAACGGCCTCGACATGCTCAAACAGACAATAAACGAATGGGCAAATAGTCAGGCAAGTATCCGTTGCCTAATTGATTCCTGGCAAGCAGGTGATGATAATAATCTTGACGCCATCTTACAGGCCGAAGCATTCAACGAGCATTTTTATCACGCATTTATCTACGAACGTAATCGAAACTGGGCCTCGACCCTAGCCGAAGATGCACGCTATAAAGAAGGCATATTCTTCGTCGCTGTAGGTGCATTGCATTTGGTCGGTGATGATAGCGTTATCGAGTTACTATCCAAAAGGGGCTACACCATTGAACGTTTAACATTACCAGGCGAAGCAGACTGCTCTATGTAA
- a CDS encoding DUF411 domain-containing protein — translation MSNQKRFIKLATLSLAMLAGSAFATNVLTYKSPYCGCCKDWVTHMEDAGFTVTVEDHKNMNPIKQKLGIKPELASCHTAVIGDYVFEGHIPADDIKAFLENPPKGAKGLAVPGMPVGSPGMEYGDQKDPYHVYAYNEEGQVFSYRSYNM, via the coding sequence ATGTCGAACCAAAAACGATTTATAAAACTGGCAACGCTATCGCTGGCGATGCTAGCAGGCTCGGCGTTTGCAACCAATGTACTGACCTATAAATCCCCATACTGCGGATGTTGCAAAGACTGGGTCACGCACATGGAAGACGCAGGCTTCACGGTCACCGTCGAAGATCATAAGAATATGAACCCAATAAAACAAAAGCTTGGTATCAAACCGGAGCTCGCCTCGTGTCATACGGCTGTTATCGGCGACTATGTGTTTGAAGGGCATATTCCCGCTGACGACATCAAGGCGTTTCTAGAAAACCCACCAAAAGGTGCGAAGGGCTTAGCAGTACCTGGGATGCCTGTCGGCTCTCCTGGTATGGAATATGGCGATCAAAAAGACCCGTATCATGTCTATGCTTACAACGAAGAAGGGCAAGTCTTTTCCTACCGTTCGTACAACATGTAA
- a CDS encoding DUF2799 domain-containing protein gives MRNLTRIAGILIFLLIAGCTSTNFPTDGSVDSWNQFGYVEAKKGYSKKDQDYLQLSEQTLFDAYSKGYEKGRAEFCEQDAYKLGIMGKPYTGICDELDWRFRMRYNDGRSNQSLGRL, from the coding sequence ATGCGAAACTTAACTCGGATTGCAGGGATATTGATTTTTCTATTGATTGCGGGGTGCACCTCGACAAATTTTCCAACCGATGGCTCGGTAGATAGCTGGAACCAATTTGGTTATGTGGAAGCAAAAAAAGGATACTCAAAAAAGGATCAGGACTACCTACAGCTTTCTGAGCAAACACTTTTTGACGCTTACTCTAAAGGCTATGAAAAAGGGCGAGCTGAGTTCTGTGAGCAAGATGCCTACAAACTTGGGATTATGGGCAAACCTTATACTGGCATCTGTGATGAGTTAGATTGGCGATTTCGGATGCGCTATAACGATGGTCGCTCAAACCAAAGTCTTGGGAGATTGTAG
- the cueR gene encoding Cu(I)-responsive transcriptional regulator: MNISEVAAKTGLTAKSIRLYEEKKLISPPLRGENGYRTYTAKHIEQLSVVAKAKRVGFTLEECRDMVDLAFRPDRTSAEVKTRTSEKLAEVKSKIEELRSIEAQLETWLEQCPGDGSASCPIVDDLIQGCNTKA, from the coding sequence ATGAATATTAGTGAAGTTGCAGCAAAAACGGGCCTAACCGCCAAGTCCATTCGTTTGTATGAAGAGAAAAAATTGATTTCCCCTCCGTTACGCGGTGAAAACGGATACCGAACTTACACTGCAAAACACATTGAACAACTCAGTGTCGTAGCCAAAGCCAAGCGTGTAGGTTTTACTTTAGAAGAATGCCGAGATATGGTCGACTTGGCGTTTCGACCTGACAGAACTAGCGCAGAGGTCAAAACAAGAACAAGTGAGAAACTTGCTGAAGTAAAGTCTAAGATTGAAGAACTGCGCTCAATAGAAGCTCAGCTCGAGACTTGGTTAGAACAGTGCCCAGGTGATGGTAGTGCTTCATGTCCAATCGTTGACGACCTTATTCAAGGCTGCAATACCAAAGCTTAG
- the ligA gene encoding NAD-dependent DNA ligase LigA, producing MSQQRLNELKQQLHYHGVKYYVEDSPEIPDVEYDRLMQELLGIEAEHPEWVTVDSPSQRVGGLPLDSFSQVQHEIPMLSLDNAFSDEDLDSFNKRVSERLNRTDVGAYCCEVKLDGLAVSLLYENGTLVQAATRGDGTTGENITENVRTISAIPLKLQGDDIPARIEVRGEVFMPKAGFEKLNEQAAKKGEKVFVNPRNAAAGSLRQLDSRITAKRPLSFYAYSLGVVEGTELPASHYDRFLKLKSLGFPMGPETKRVNSIEEVKAYHKEIQEKREALAYEIDGVVIKVDDVALQEQLGFVARAPRWAIAYKFPAQEEITVLNSVDFQVGRTGAITPVAKLEPVFVGGVTVSNATLHNADEIERLGVKVGDSVIIRRAGDVIPQIVSFVPERRPDDAKDIEFPTHCPVCSSLVERIEGEAVARCTGGLVCQAQRKEALKHFVSRKALDVDGLGEKVIEQLVDREMVETPADLFRLSAGQLTILERMGPKSAQNVVNALNVSKETTLARFLYSLGIREVGEATAANLAAHFKTLDAISQATHEQLIEVQDVGEIVAKHIQFFFKAELNQNVIAALIEAGIHWPDIEELAADTPQPLEGKTVVLTGSLSVLNRNDAKAALQALGAKVTGSVSKKTDILFAGDNAGSKLAKAQELGIEVRTEADLIELIQ from the coding sequence ATGTCGCAACAACGATTAAACGAACTCAAACAACAGCTTCATTATCACGGTGTGAAGTACTATGTTGAAGACAGCCCTGAAATCCCAGACGTTGAATATGATCGTCTTATGCAAGAGCTACTTGGCATTGAAGCTGAACACCCAGAGTGGGTGACAGTGGACTCACCAAGTCAGCGAGTGGGCGGTCTACCACTTGATAGCTTCAGCCAAGTTCAACATGAAATACCAATGTTGTCGCTGGACAATGCGTTCTCAGATGAAGACTTAGATAGCTTTAACAAGCGCGTTTCCGAGCGACTGAATCGTACGGATGTTGGCGCCTATTGCTGTGAAGTGAAGCTTGACGGCTTGGCCGTAAGCCTTCTCTACGAAAATGGCACGCTAGTACAAGCCGCGACACGAGGTGATGGTACGACAGGCGAAAACATTACAGAAAACGTTCGTACTATCAGTGCAATACCTCTCAAGCTTCAAGGTGATGATATTCCGGCTCGTATCGAAGTTCGTGGTGAGGTCTTTATGCCGAAGGCGGGCTTTGAGAAACTCAACGAGCAAGCTGCAAAAAAAGGTGAGAAGGTATTCGTTAACCCAAGAAATGCCGCAGCTGGCAGTTTGCGTCAGCTGGATTCTCGTATCACAGCGAAGCGCCCACTTAGCTTTTACGCCTATAGCCTAGGGGTTGTCGAGGGCACCGAGCTTCCTGCCAGTCACTATGACCGCTTCTTGAAGCTAAAATCGCTTGGTTTCCCTATGGGCCCAGAAACTAAACGCGTCAATAGTATTGAGGAAGTCAAAGCCTACCACAAAGAAATCCAAGAAAAGCGTGAAGCACTTGCATACGAAATTGATGGCGTGGTGATTAAGGTCGATGATGTCGCTTTGCAAGAGCAGCTGGGTTTTGTTGCTCGCGCCCCACGTTGGGCGATTGCTTATAAGTTTCCGGCACAAGAAGAAATCACAGTCTTGAACTCTGTAGATTTTCAAGTAGGGCGCACTGGAGCCATCACCCCAGTAGCCAAACTTGAGCCAGTATTTGTTGGTGGAGTGACTGTCAGTAATGCAACGCTGCACAACGCCGATGAGATTGAGCGCTTGGGCGTAAAAGTGGGCGACAGCGTGATTATCCGCCGAGCGGGAGATGTTATTCCTCAGATCGTGTCTTTTGTACCTGAGCGCAGACCCGATGATGCAAAAGACATCGAGTTTCCAACGCACTGCCCAGTGTGTTCTTCTTTAGTGGAGCGTATTGAGGGTGAAGCCGTGGCTCGATGCACTGGCGGCTTAGTGTGTCAGGCGCAGCGCAAAGAGGCGCTTAAACACTTCGTTTCTCGAAAAGCCCTGGATGTGGATGGGTTAGGTGAAAAGGTCATTGAACAGTTAGTCGATAGGGAAATGGTGGAAACACCAGCTGATCTGTTCCGTTTGTCTGCGGGTCAATTAACAATTCTAGAGCGAATGGGGCCAAAGTCTGCTCAGAATGTGGTGAATGCCCTGAACGTATCGAAAGAAACGACACTAGCGCGCTTCTTATATTCCCTCGGCATTCGTGAGGTTGGAGAGGCTACGGCAGCAAACTTGGCCGCGCATTTCAAAACACTGGATGCTATTAGTCAGGCCACACATGAACAGCTTATTGAAGTTCAAGATGTCGGTGAGATTGTTGCTAAGCATATTCAGTTCTTCTTTAAGGCTGAGCTTAATCAAAACGTGATTGCTGCCCTTATCGAAGCAGGCATTCACTGGCCTGATATTGAAGAGTTAGCAGCAGACACACCACAGCCGTTGGAAGGTAAAACGGTGGTTCTAACAGGCTCACTGTCTGTACTTAACCGAAATGATGCGAAAGCTGCGCTTCAGGCGCTAGGGGCTAAAGTCACGGGTAGCGTGTCTAAGAAGACAGATATCTTATTCGCCGGAGACAACGCTGGGTCGAAACTTGCGAAAGCGCAAGAGCTAGGTATCGAAGTTAGAACCGAAGCGGATTTGATAGAGCTGATTCAATAG